In Carya illinoinensis cultivar Pawnee chromosome 6, C.illinoinensisPawnee_v1, whole genome shotgun sequence, a single genomic region encodes these proteins:
- the LOC122312796 gene encoding uncharacterized protein LOC122312796, producing the protein MARSWAKLDRMLVNNEFALKFGTASAHFLERRTSDNAPLLVQFAEDYTRYGPMPFHFQNMWVAHEEFLKIMESSWKELFPGNGLLVLAGKLKRLKVTLKRWNKEVFGRMEGTIRELEERVEVLDVELQNQYTRKLECDFLKASNELDQWVQREDTRLRQQAKQRWMEEGDQNTKYFHVVIAQRRRNAMVKNMKLSGGRLLESPVEIHEEATRYFERFLSEEENLELPDLSTLISSVVGENEERCLRKPPSDQEIYEALLSIPKDSSLGPDGFSSQFYLTCWEIVRMEVSNAVMEFFQRMELPRFYTASFIVLIPKSSFGVPGDFSDLIKNCVTTLWFSIMLNETFKGFFKSKRGLRQGDPLSPYLFIIMEEVLSKMIKGKVAEKKIQLFSHPVNSPVVSHLLYADDIVLFTNASKGTIRCLMNVFKQYERWTGQKVNYEKSAIYYSKKISNQRINDIRRVTGFVQCEFPCKYLGAPIVDGRLKARHLDYLVAKLLTEDSLWANFFRAKYVKNKQMCLWLGRRSGSNFWRKVVEGIPFIIGNSKWKVHEGDLSFWYDKFLDEGMLCDLIQQVEYPDIRIRELVINDLWDIGRLQDMIGNRLGTDVMETIGKLKNKKDVLIWLPNKNGLFSIKSAWDILRVKGQVEDLDHVLGSGQFARSVWCRVSAELDILFVPQQRWRERVYAWFSRASRQSQLGMLLGLVPVIVTWRLWKRRCTARMEGKHEKLEVVWRSVMYWIRYVLKKIGTVKKLSKRDIDILKKLNVNIVEKQRRAPRIVKWATPSLGRFKLNIDGNNLGNPGEGGGGGILRDNTGMLRFAFTEYFGHCTNNEAKLRGVLEGLLLCKQLCCPDD; encoded by the exons ATGGCGAGGAGTTGGGCTAAGCTTGATCGAATGCTTGTCAATAATGAATTTGCGTTAAAATTCGGGACTGCCTCAGCTCATTTTTTGGAGAGAAGAACTTCTGATAATGCCCCTCTCTTGGTACAATTTGCAGAGGACTATACTAGGTATGGTCCGAtgccttttcattttcaaaatatgtggGTAGCTCATGAAGAATTCCTTAAGATTATGGAGAGTTCTTGGAAAGAACTGTTTCCTGGAAATGGATTATTGGTATTGGCCGGAaaattaaagagattgaaagtgACATTAAAAAGATGGAATAAAGAGGTTTTTGGTAGAATGGAGGGGACAATTAGAGAATTAGAAGAAAGAGTGGAGGTGCTAGATGTTGAGCTTCAAAACCAATACACGAGGAAGCTTGAATGTGATTTTCTTAAagctagtaatgagctggatcAGTGGGTACAAAGGGAGGACACTCGATTACGGCAGCAGGCTAAACAAAGATGGATGGAGGAAGGTGATCAGAACACAAAGTACTTTCATGTCGTAATTGCACAAAGAAGGCGAAATGCTATGGTGAAGAACATGAAACTTTCTGGTGGTAGGCTTCTTGAGTCACCTGTAGAAATACATGAAGAAGCTACAAGGTATTTTGAAAGGTTTTTGTCTGAAGAAGAGAATTTGGAGTTGCCTGATTTATCTACATTAATTAGCTCTGTGGTGGGTGAAAATGAGGAAAGGTGCCTGAGGAAGCCACCATCAGATCAGGAGATTTATGAAGCATTACTTTCTATTCCAAAGGATTCAAGTCTGGGGCCAGATGGTTTCAGTTCGCAATTTTATTTGACATGCTGGGAGATAGTTCGCATGGAAGTCAGCAATGCAGTTATGGAATTTTTTCAACGTATGGAATTACCAAGATTTTATACAGCgtcttttattgttttgatcCCAAAG TCTAGCTTTGGAGTGCCGGGAGATTTTTctgatttgattaaaaattgTGTTACAACGCTGTGGTTTTCGATAATGTTGAATGAGACCTTTAAAGGTTTTTTCAAGTCAAAGAGAGGGCTTAGACAGGGGGATCCGCTTTcgccatatttatttataattatggagGAGGTTCTCTCAAAGATGATAAAAGGAAAAGTGGCTGAAAAGAAGATACAGCTGTTCTCTCATCCGGTAAATTCTCCGGTGGTCTCTCATCTTCTATACGCTGATGACATAGTTTTGTTTACCAATGCTTCCAAAGGAACGATTCGATGTTTGATGAATGTGTTCAAACAGTATGAGAGATGGACGGGTCAGAAAGTTAATTATGAGAAGTCAGCGATTTATTATTCTAAGAAGATATCAAATCAGCGTATTAATGATATTCGGAGGGTGACTGGTTTTGTGCAATGTGAGTTCCCTTGTAAATATTTGGGAGCTCCAATTGTAGATGGAAGACTGAAAGCCAGGCATTTAGACTATTTAGTGGCGAAG CTGTTGACTGAGGACAGTTTATGGGCAAATTTCTTTCGGGCTAAATATGTGAAGAATAAACAAATGTGTTTGTGGTTGGGGAGAAGATCAGGTTCCAATTTTTGGCGTAAAGTTGTGGAGGGAATTCCTTTTATCATAGGAAACTCAAAGTGGAAGGTGCATGAGGGGGACCTGTCATTTTGGTATGATAAGTTCCTAGATGAAGGCATGTTATGTGATCTTATACAACAAGTAGAATATCCTGATATTAGAATTAGAGAGTTGGTGATTAATGATCTATGGGACATTGGCAGGTTGCAAGATATGATTGGTAATCGGTTGGGGACGGATGTTATGGAGACTAttgggaagttgaaaaataagaagGATGTGTTAATTTGGCTTCCAAATAAAAATGGTCTTTTCTCAATAAAATCAGCATGGGATATCCTTCGAGTTAA GGGTCAAGTTGAAGACTTGGATCATGTGCTTGGAAGTGGGCAGTTTGCAAGGTCTGTGTGGTGCAGGGTATCGGCTGAATTAGACATTCTGTTTGTGCCTCAGCAACGGTGGAGAGAAAGGGTATATGCCTGGTTTAGTCGAGCATCAAGACAGTCTCAACTGGGGATGCTGCTGGGTTTAGTACCTGTTATTGTGACATGGAGGCTGTGGAAAAGGAGATGTACAGCTCGGATGGAAGGAAAACATGAGAAGTTGGAGGTGGTTTGGAGATCTGTGATGTACTGGATAAGGTATGTTCTTAAGAAAATAGGAACTGTAAAAAAATTGTCAAAGAGGGATATAgatattttgaagaaattgaatGTTAatattgtggaaaaacagagaaGAGCGCCGAGAATTGTGAAGTGGGCTACGCCTAGTCTGGGAAGATTTAAGCTAAATATAGATGGCAATAATTTAGGTAATCCTGGAGAaggaggtggtggtggtataTTGAGAGATAATACTGGTATGTTGAGGTTTGCTTTTACAGAGTACTTTGGTCATTGTACTAATAATGAAGCCAAACTCAGAGGGGTATTAGAGGGTCTGTTATTATGCAAACAgttatgttgcccagatgactaa
- the LOC122313214 gene encoding peptidyl-prolyl cis-trans isomerase CYP40-like, with protein sequence MGRTRCFLDISIGGELEGRMVVELYNDVVPKTAENFRALCTGEKGIGNNTGVPLHYKGSRFHRVIKSCMVQGGDISAGDGTGGESIYGLKFEDENLELKHERKGMLSMANTGPNTNGSQFFITTTRTSHLDGKHVVFGKVIKGMGVVRSIEHVTTDGDRPIAEVLIVNCGEIPEGADDGMANFFKDGDTYPDWPADLDESPNDISWWMNAVDSVKSFGNEHYKKQDVKMALRKYRKALRYLDICWEKEGIDEEKSSCLRKMKSQIFTNSSACKLKFGDLKGALLDTEFAMRDGDNNVKALFRQGQAYMALNDVDAAVESFKKALDLEPNDGGIKRELFAAKKKIADRRNQERKAYSKMFQ encoded by the exons atggggaGGACCCGGTGCTTTCTGGACATAAGCATAGGAGGAGAGCTGGAAGGGAGAATGGTAGTGGAGCTTTACAACGATGTGGTGCCCAAAACTGCCGAGAACTTTAGGGCCCTCTGCACTGGCGAGAAGGGCATTGGTAACAATACCGGTGTTCCCCTCCATTACAAG GGAAGCCGTTTTCATCGTGTTATCAAAAGCTGTATGGTACAAGGTGGAGATATCTCTGCTGGTGATGGTACTGGAGGAGAATCTATCTatggtttgaaatttgaagacgAGAATCTTGAATTAAAGCATGAAAGGAAAGGAATGTTATCTATGGCTAATACTGGCCCTAATACAAATGGGTCTCAGTTTTTCATCACGACAACTCGAACTTCTCATCTAGATGGAAAACATGTTGTGTTTGGAAAGGTAATAAAAGGGATGGGAGTAGTGAGATCAATTGAGCATGTTACGACTGATGGCGACCGTCCTATTGCTGAAGTTCTAATTGTGAACTGTGGAGAGATTCCTGAAGGGGCAGATGATGGAATggctaattttttcaaagatGGTGATACTTATCCTGATTGGCCAGCTGACCTTGATGAGAGTCCTAACGATATCTCCTGGTGGATGAATGCTGTTGATTCTGTAAAGTCTTTTGGAAATGAACATTACAAG AAACAAGACGTTAAGATGGCTCTTAGAAAGTATCGGAAGGCTTTACGCTATCTAGATATCTGTTGGGAGAAAGAAGGGATTGATGAAG agaagagttcatgtttgaggaagatgaagtcacaaattttcactaacAGCTCC GCTTGTAAGTTGAAATTTGGGGATCTGAAAGGAGCATTGTTAGACACAGAATTTGCAATGCGTGATGGAGACAACAATGTGAAAGCCTTGTTCCGCCAGGGTCAG GCATACATGGCCCTTAATGACGTTGATGCTGCTGTGGAAAGCTTCAAAAAGGCATTAGATTTGGAGCCAAATGATG gTGGAATAAAGAGAGAGTTATTTGCTGCTAAGAAGAAG ATTGCAGACAGACGTAATCAGGAGAGAAAGGCCTACAGCAAGATGTTCCAATAG
- the LOC122313216 gene encoding pentatricopeptide repeat-containing protein At5g39710: MLLLNPQIHRRPLSSLCSSSDALLADKAVTYLKRHTLQLNSLASHFTPEAASFLLFKTQFDQTLTLKFLNWAKSHRFFTFQCKCLSLHILTRFKLYKTAQTLAEDVAVNTVDNTGNLVFNCIKDSYHSFNSSSAVFDLVVKSYSHLNLIDKALNIVNLAKSHGFMPGVLSYNSILDAIIRSKGSVKLANEVFGEMIRIGVSPNVYTYNVLIRGFCGARNLEMGLSFFSEMERNGCLPNVVTYNTLIDAYCKSGKIDAAFSFLRSMALKGLEPNLISYNVVINGLCREGRMKETSQVLQEMSRKGFVCDEVTYNTLVNGYCKLGNFHQALVLHAEMVMNGLSPNVVTYTALINSMCKAKNLNRAMEFFDQMRVRGLRPNERTYTTLIDGFSQRGFLSEAYRVLNEMTERGFSPSIVTYNALINGHCILGKMEEAQGVIREMIDKGLAPDVVSYSTIISGFCRNGEVEKAFETKVEMVAKCLRPDAITYSTLIHGLCQQRKLIKACDLYQEMLNIGLRPDEFTYTTLINAYCVEGDLNKALNLHSEMIEKGFLPDAVTYSVLINGLNKQARTREAKRIMLKLFYDESIPNNVTYNTLIENCSNIEFKSVVALVKGFCMKGLMNEADEVFQSMLQRNHKPDEAAYNVIIHGHCRGGNVQKAYSLYKDMLNSGFVPHTVTIIALVKALFIGGMNEELSEVIGNVLRSCRLTDAELAKVLVEINQKEGNMDAVFNVLTEMAKDGLLPNSGRTSYAG, encoded by the coding sequence ATGCTTCTCCTTAATCCCCAAATTCACCGTCGTCCACTCTCTTCTCTCTGCTCTTCCTCCGACGCTCTCCTAGCCGACAAAGCGGTCACGTACCTCAAACGCCACACCCTCCAGCTCAACTCCCTCGCTTCTCATTTTACCCCTGAAGCGGCCTCCTTTTTACTCTTCAAGACCCAGTTTGACCAGACCCTAACCCTAAAGTTCTTGAACTGGGCCAAATCGCATCGCTTCTTCACCTTTCAATGCAAGTGCCTCTCCCTTCACATCCTCACCCGGTTCAAGCTGTACAAGACCGCCCAGACCCTAGCCGAGGACGTGGCCGTCAATACTGTTGACAACACTGGCAATTTGGTCTTCAACTGCATCAAAGACTCGTACCATTCCTTCAACTCCAGCTCCGCAGTCTTCGATTTGGTAGTAAAGTCCTATTCGCACTTGAATTTGATTGATAAGGCTTTGAACATTGTCAATTTAGCGAAATCTCACGGCTTTATGCCTGGTGTGTTGTCGTACAATTCCATTCTTGATGCGATAATAAGGTCAAAAGGGTCGGTTAAGCTTGCTAATGAAGTTTTTGGGGAAATGATTAGGATTGGGGTCTCGCCAAATGTGTATACCTATAATGTTTTGATTAGGGGTTTTTGCGGGGCGAGGAATTTGGAAATGGGTTTGAGTTTTTTCAGTGAAATGGAGAGGAATGGATGTTTGCCCAATGTTGTTACCTATAATACATTGATCGATGCGTATTGTAAATCGGGGAAGATTGATGCGGCGTTCAGTTTTCTGAGGTCGATGGCATTGAAGGGTCTGGAGCCAAATTTGATTTCGTATAATGTGGTTATCAATGGGCTGTGTCGAGAGGGGAGGATGAAGGAGACCAGTCAGGTTCTGCAGGAGATGAGCAGAAAGGGTTTTGTTTGTGATGAAGTGACGTATAATACGCTCGTGAATGGGTATTGTAAGTTGGGCAATTTTCACCAAGCACTTGTTTTGCATGCGGAGATGGTTATGAATGGATTGTCTCCTAATGTTGTTACTTATACAGCgttaattaatagcatgtgtAAGGCTAAGAATTTAAATCGGGCGATGGAGTTTTTTGATCAGATGCGTGTTCGTGGACTTAGACCAAATGAGAGGACATATACGACATTGATCGATGGGTTCTCGCAAAGAGGATTCTTGAGTGAAGCGTACAGGGTTCTGAATGAAATGACTGAGAGAGGATTCTCACCTTCCATTGTGACATACAATGCCCTAATTAATGGGCACTGCATTTTGGGGAAGATGGAAGAGGCCCAAGGAGTGATAAGAGAGATGATAGACAAAGGGTTAGCTCCAGATGTGGTAAGTTATAGTACAATTATATCAGGATTTTGCCGTAATGGGGAGGTAGAAAAGGCATTTGAAACGAAGGTGGAGATGGTTGCGAAGTGCCTTCGACCTGATGCCATTACCTACTCAACACTTATTCATGGTCTCTGCCAGCAAAGAAAACTGATAAAAGCCTGCGATCTATATCAAGAGATGTTGAATATAGGTCTGCGCCCTGATGAATTTACTTATACGACTCTGATAAATGCCTATTGTGTTGAAGGGGACCTAAATAAGGCACTTAATTTGCACAGCGAGATGATAGAAAAGGGCTTTCTACCTGATGCTGTGACTTACAGCGTGCTTATTAATGGACTTAACAAACAGGCTCGGACAAGGGAAGCAAAAAGGATTATGCTCAAGTTGTTCTACGATGAGTCCATCCCAAATAATGTCACATACAATACTCTGATAGAAAACTGTAGTAACATTGAATTTAAAAGTGTGGTAGCTCTTGTCAAGGGATTTTGTATGAAGGGTTTGATGAATGAAGCAGATGAAGTTTTTCAGTCAATGCTTCAGAGAAATCACAAGCCTGACGAAGCAGCTTATAATGTTATCATCCATGGGCATTGTAGAGGTGGAAATGTTCAGAAGGCATATAGTCTGTACAAGGACATGTTGAATTCCGGTTTTGTTCCTCATACTGTGACTATCATTGCTCTAGTTAAAGCGCTTTTCATTGGAGGGATGAATGAGGAGTTGAGTGAGGTCATAGGGAACGTATTGAGAAGTTGTAGGCTCACTGACGCTGAACTTGCGAAAGTACTTGTTGAAATTAACCAAAAAGAAGGGAACATGGATGCAGTATTCAATGTGCTCACCGAGATGGCTAAGGATGGCCTTCTTCCGAATAGTGGCAGAACCAGTTATGCTGGGTGA
- the LOC122312482 gene encoding uncharacterized protein LOC122312482: MEMEVVVPLPPADFNFDSGCSSPYMTAPSSPQRFGNFFFSPPTSPSRASAFYGDLNNLSLQDMIARNSASSVPLNSEERPGILKSKATDNGEINNGNDGGEDFEFNFSGQLERTSLSADELFDGGKIKPLKPLPVRLQVGTKVLSPRSPRSRISQAKRIVQEAQSQSEQNHFDPFAATTEEPRKKGEPNQRQGGEHEQKRGRERFSGRSSSSSSLHRGTRSLSPLRFSDDTVLEGDENSPEKIFSSTESNPKSSTSSPSSAHYSFLSSFSFSKGYRKWRLKDFLLFRSASEGRAAGKAPLLKKYEALSRTKLTEDVKNLSFRSTDSAGSVSSSRRRGRLSAHELHYTVNRAVSEEMRKKTFLPYKQGLLGCLGFNPGVHEFNRGFGC, encoded by the coding sequence ATGGAGATGGAAGTGGTGGTGCCACTTCCTCCCGCGGACTTCAACTTCGACAGCGGTTGCTCCTCTCCATATATGACAGCTCCCTCCAGCCCTCAACGGTTCGGTAACTTCTTCTTCAGTCCCCCCACCAGTCCTTCCCGCGCCTCCGCCTTTTACGGCGACCTCAATAACCTCTCTCTCCAAGACATGATCGCCCGAAACTCGGCCTCGTCAGTCCCCCTCAACTCGGAAGAAAGGCCCGGAATTCTCAAATCCAAAGCTACCGACAATGGCGAAATCAATAACGGCAACGATGGTGGTGAAGATTTTGAGTTCAATTTTAGTGGCCAGTTAGAGCGAACTTCTTTGTCGGCGGACGAGCTCTTTGATGGCGGTAAGATTAAGCCTCTAAAGCCACTGCCGGTTCGATTACAAGTCGGCACCAAAGTTTTATCTCCAAGGTCTCCAAGATCAAGAATTTCACAGGCAAAGAGGATTGTCCAAGAAGCACAATCGCAGAGTGAACAGAACCATTTTGATCCATTCGCTGCGACGACAGAGGAACCCCGAAAAAAAGGAGAGCCTAACCAGCGACAGGGAGGGGAACATGAACAAAaacgagggagagagagattctcTGGAAGGTCATCTTCATCAAGTTCTTTACATAGAGGAACAAGATCTCTGTCTCCTCTGAGATTCTCCGACGACACTGTTTTAGAAGGCGACGAGAACTCACCGGAAAAAATCTTTTCTTCAACAGAAAGCAACCCTAAATCTTCTACTTCCTCTCCTTCATCAGCACATTATTCATTTTTGTCATCCTTTTCCTTCTCCAAAGGTTACAGAAAATGGAGGCTGAAAGATTTTCTGTTGTTTCGGAGCGCGTCGGAGGGTCGGGCAGCGGGGAAAGctccattattaaaaaagtacGAGGCTCTGTCCAGAACCAAGCTGACTGAAGACGTAAAAAACTTGAGCTTCCGGTCAACGGACAGTGCTGGATCGGTGTCAAGCTCGAGGAGAAGAGGACGGCTTTCTGCCCACGAGTTGCATTACACGGTGAACCGGGCGGTTTCAGAGGAGATGAGGAAGAAGACATTCTTGCCTTACAAGCAGGGGCTGCTGGGGTGCTTGGGGTTCAACCCTGGCGTGCATGAGTTCAACAGGGGTTTTGGATGTTAG